The following are from one region of the Longimicrobium sp. genome:
- a CDS encoding helicase-related protein: MAEAALGEYVRICKQAGCKAPFVVSAPSLALDRMVGFSDPEYCPDHRVRHARSYGRIAMHHPDARESAWGREALARPKADGTVNLGPGGLGRFSRDARPLKKRTRPIVQREFPIAAMDDEILAALERHQVLVLVGETGSGKSTHVPHLLLRSAWSRRGPIVVTQPRILATEAIPSFVAQLNGSSYGPGAEVGYTHSREDKYDRRTRLLFMTDGKLINDIVSGRIGNYSVVMIDEAHERSVNIDVILGLMKDQLALYPHLRLIIASATIDYQSFMTFYGGPERVGYVYSKSRLFPVEPHFWGEEDWWQPLNEGQLPDSNALPATIAELVRQLWGPAGHGARGDPEDGHILVFLPGTAEIDLTVSRIRALGLPNLLCLPLYANRPPTEQQRAIAPESPHDLQRRRVIVSTNVAETSLTVEGVRHVIDSGYIKQSTWNPVGRVAELRTLWHSQAGCRQRWGRAGRLAPGDAWLLYTRDQFESRFPPFTAPGVARASMEEVLLTVAAAGVPDLQAFPWIPLEEETDRARFRREQETALRALQARGILDKDGDLTEFGLELRGAQSGMDLAAAFALGDRYAMGVEVATLVPFLKLDHGTQTLLRREDDLVDGIEDAAGRRELQWSIRVRRLALFAGCEDDLDLFVKLWMGWISTEGAERAAWCERTGIDARAFRDTIVEQRDRLVRSLADDRKAEERQPQIEKLDALRALLACALPHALHVSRQAEDGPGREPAGLVEGDDVFALGEVSGSRAGIYRRLRRRPGESDDEALAEIIPTSVAAQNPSPCCLICQRRGNFLRPARTAVLGMNVVRVDPAWIEPEGSPKSGQMVDRALRFSALSRGRPPERHAATRLRLLLSLVLPVGTRVDAMLAEATTSWMRCRLVVVAPNPELFPGTTELAVDALLPLDQAAGLEPGAKFTASVDRYEGAVPVLARTDTAQALARFRARYRPGVFTQVVLRRVLEDPAGRLPCFLVEDVETGAAIPMLPADFCGNAPFRAEFGLRFEPGDRFTVRVEETESIVRVSRAEALLAEVLSVPSDQNRTVQTVSVERIDQFGAWVRLGGYVALVSRGGWPEQNVEVGGRLKGKVRARLRRGDRDDLERARAEGKPFAGGVALGYDVDLRAPEAYARFASFHGNGSRVNVVVDSSLNEGSLIARAGDQRIYIPEDELGLNDAGTLRRARSFEPGSSLDVLVTRMQEHRAEVSGSVWRAETMLGEFAEGAVVPVRVVLVRSGDWPLCIGAVEGKYRIELTDEGLQEGAWVQARIDRFKSASGWLTGTVVP, encoded by the coding sequence ATGGCTGAGGCGGCTCTCGGCGAATACGTGCGCATCTGCAAGCAAGCCGGCTGCAAAGCACCGTTCGTAGTGTCGGCTCCATCGCTCGCACTCGACCGCATGGTGGGGTTTTCCGACCCCGAGTACTGCCCCGACCACCGGGTGCGTCACGCGCGGTCGTACGGCCGCATCGCCATGCACCATCCCGACGCGCGCGAATCGGCATGGGGCAGGGAGGCGCTGGCGCGACCGAAGGCCGACGGTACGGTGAACCTGGGGCCGGGGGGGCTGGGCCGGTTCAGCCGGGATGCGCGCCCGCTGAAGAAGCGCACTCGGCCGATCGTGCAGCGAGAGTTTCCAATCGCTGCGATGGACGACGAGATCCTGGCCGCGCTTGAGCGCCACCAGGTGCTCGTGCTCGTCGGAGAGACCGGATCTGGAAAGTCGACGCACGTGCCGCACCTGCTGCTCCGCTCCGCCTGGTCGCGACGGGGGCCGATCGTCGTCACCCAGCCGCGCATCCTGGCCACGGAAGCTATTCCGTCCTTCGTCGCCCAGCTCAACGGGTCCAGCTACGGACCGGGCGCGGAGGTGGGATACACCCACTCCCGCGAGGATAAGTACGACCGCCGGACGCGCCTCCTGTTCATGACCGACGGGAAGCTCATCAACGACATTGTATCGGGGCGCATCGGAAACTACAGTGTCGTGATGATCGACGAGGCGCACGAGCGGAGCGTCAACATCGACGTGATCCTCGGCCTCATGAAGGACCAGCTGGCGCTCTATCCGCACCTCCGCCTCATCATCGCGAGCGCGACGATCGATTATCAAAGCTTCATGACCTTCTACGGGGGGCCGGAGCGCGTTGGCTACGTGTATTCAAAGAGTCGCCTTTTCCCCGTCGAACCGCATTTCTGGGGCGAGGAAGACTGGTGGCAGCCGCTGAACGAAGGGCAGCTCCCCGACTCGAACGCTCTCCCCGCGACGATCGCCGAGCTGGTGCGCCAGCTGTGGGGTCCCGCGGGTCATGGAGCACGCGGCGACCCCGAGGATGGGCACATCCTCGTCTTCCTTCCGGGCACGGCCGAGATCGACCTGACGGTGTCTCGCATCCGCGCGCTCGGCCTGCCGAACCTGCTGTGCCTTCCGCTCTACGCCAACCGGCCGCCGACGGAGCAGCAGCGCGCCATCGCCCCCGAAAGCCCCCACGACCTGCAGCGCCGGCGCGTCATCGTCTCCACCAACGTGGCGGAGACGTCGCTCACAGTGGAGGGCGTCCGGCACGTGATCGATTCGGGCTATATCAAGCAATCGACGTGGAACCCCGTGGGACGGGTTGCCGAGCTGCGGACGCTGTGGCACTCCCAGGCAGGGTGCAGGCAGCGCTGGGGGCGGGCCGGGCGACTCGCACCGGGCGATGCATGGCTGCTGTATACCCGCGATCAGTTCGAGTCCCGGTTCCCACCCTTCACGGCTCCGGGCGTCGCCCGGGCGTCGATGGAGGAGGTGCTTCTGACCGTCGCGGCGGCGGGGGTACCCGACCTGCAGGCGTTTCCCTGGATCCCGCTGGAGGAGGAGACGGACCGGGCGCGCTTCCGCCGTGAGCAAGAGACCGCCCTCCGTGCGCTGCAGGCTCGCGGAATTCTGGACAAGGACGGGGATCTGACGGAGTTTGGGCTGGAGTTGCGGGGGGCGCAGAGCGGGATGGACCTGGCCGCCGCCTTCGCCCTTGGCGACCGATACGCCATGGGCGTCGAGGTGGCGACGCTCGTCCCCTTCCTGAAGCTGGACCACGGGACCCAGACCCTTCTCCGGCGCGAGGACGACCTCGTCGACGGGATCGAGGACGCCGCAGGGCGCCGCGAGCTGCAGTGGAGCATCCGGGTCCGTCGGCTCGCGCTGTTCGCGGGATGCGAGGACGATCTGGACCTGTTCGTGAAGCTGTGGATGGGATGGATCTCGACCGAAGGCGCCGAGCGCGCGGCCTGGTGCGAGCGAACCGGAATCGACGCGCGTGCGTTCCGGGACACCATAGTGGAGCAGCGTGACCGGCTCGTCCGCAGCCTCGCGGACGACCGCAAGGCCGAGGAGCGCCAGCCGCAGATCGAAAAGCTCGACGCGCTCCGTGCGCTCCTCGCGTGCGCCCTCCCCCACGCGCTGCATGTCTCAAGGCAGGCCGAAGACGGCCCGGGGCGGGAGCCCGCCGGGCTCGTGGAAGGAGACGATGTCTTTGCACTTGGCGAGGTCTCGGGCTCGCGCGCGGGGATCTATCGCCGGCTCCGGCGCCGCCCCGGCGAGTCCGACGACGAAGCGCTGGCGGAGATCATCCCCACCTCAGTAGCGGCGCAAAACCCGTCGCCGTGCTGCTTGATCTGCCAGCGGAGGGGAAACTTCCTCCGCCCGGCCCGCACCGCGGTGCTGGGGATGAACGTGGTCCGCGTCGATCCAGCGTGGATTGAGCCGGAGGGGTCCCCAAAGTCCGGCCAGATGGTTGACCGCGCCCTCCGCTTCTCAGCGCTTTCCCGAGGGCGGCCGCCAGAACGGCATGCTGCTACCCGGCTCCGGCTCCTGCTCTCGCTCGTGCTTCCCGTGGGCACGCGGGTCGACGCGATGCTGGCCGAAGCCACGACCTCGTGGATGCGTTGCCGGCTTGTGGTCGTGGCCCCCAACCCGGAGCTGTTCCCGGGCACGACGGAGCTGGCAGTAGACGCCTTGCTTCCGCTGGACCAAGCCGCCGGGCTGGAGCCGGGCGCGAAGTTCACCGCATCGGTGGATCGCTACGAGGGAGCGGTGCCCGTGCTCGCGCGCACCGACACGGCCCAGGCGCTGGCGCGGTTCCGCGCCCGTTATCGGCCGGGCGTCTTTACCCAGGTGGTGCTCCGGCGCGTGTTGGAGGACCCCGCGGGGCGGCTGCCGTGCTTTCTCGTGGAGGACGTGGAAACCGGCGCTGCTATCCCGATGCTCCCCGCGGACTTCTGTGGCAACGCGCCGTTCCGCGCCGAGTTTGGGCTTCGCTTCGAGCCCGGAGACCGGTTCACTGTACGGGTCGAAGAGACGGAAAGCATTGTCCGCGTCTCCCGAGCAGAGGCGCTGCTGGCTGAGGTCCTCTCGGTACCCTCGGACCAGAACCGCACCGTACAGACGGTCTCCGTCGAACGCATTGATCAGTTCGGAGCTTGGGTCCGGCTCGGTGGGTACGTGGCGCTCGTCTCCCGCGGGGGATGGCCGGAGCAGAACGTCGAGGTGGGCGGCAGGCTGAAGGGGAAGGTCCGCGCCCGCCTGCGCCGCGGCGACAGGGACGATCTGGAGCGCGCACGGGCGGAGGGGAAGCCGTTCGCCGGCGGGGTGGCGCTGGGGTACGATGTCGACCTGAGAGCGCCGGAGGCATACGCCCGCTTCGCGAGCTTTCACGGCAACGGTAGCCGCGTAAACGTGGTGGTGGACTCTTCGTTGAACGAAGGTTCGCTCATCGCCCGTGCGGGCGACCAGCGGATCTACATCCCGGAGGATGAGCTCGGGCTGAACGACGCGGGCACCTTGCGGCGGGCGCGAAGCTTCGAGCCGGGTTCTTCGCTCGACGTGCTCGTTACGCGCATGCAGGAGCACCGCGCTGAAGTCAGCGGAAGCGTGTGGCGAGCCGAGACGATGCTTGGTGAGTTCGCCGAAGGCGCGGTGGTGCCAGTACGCGTGGTGCTGGTCCGTTCGGGAGACTGGCCCCTCTGCATCGGGGCCGTCGAAGGCAAGTATCGGATCGAGCTCACGGACGAGGGCCTGCAGGAGGGTGCATGGGTGCAGGCACGCATCGACCGCTTCAAATCAGCCAGCGGGTGGCTGACGGGCACGGTTGTGCCATGA